The Dendropsophus ebraccatus isolate aDenEbr1 chromosome 3, aDenEbr1.pat, whole genome shotgun sequence genome includes a region encoding these proteins:
- the LOC138787006 gene encoding uncharacterized protein isoform X1 — MRFIFLLLFLHLIHNTQCDITLFKDFSSWTILSYESPIEKPPPPTMFEDVSSWIKNILSYGRPIEKPPPPPPTMVEEFLYWINNVLSVPVPPAHRRTRERCIENNPSKSTGPREKPTIIKMMYKWISAKAFGEPPPPVVPPGCIVTLRDRVISGVVYGLLISPIFAVVVLAAWLAQPLPLPDIPATVPEPARAADEPVPEPSRPKKSALKVPSSMGARKRRNKAPKHSSKRVSFNKMVHFRPIPPNHCYRRAPTSEEHHEREFVEDPMSAYDLALDEDTDTDTE, encoded by the exons ATGAGGTTCATTTTCCTTCTTTTATTTCTGCATCTGATCCACAATACACAGTGCGACATAACACTTTTTAAGGACTTCTCATCTTGGACCATCCTGTCCTATGAGAGTCCTATAGAAAAACCACCACCACCTACTATGTTTGAG GACGTCTCGTCATGGATTAAAAACATCTTGTCCTATGGCCGTCCTATAGAGAaaccccccccaccacctcccACTATGGTTGAG GAATTCCTATACTGGATAAACAACGTCCTGTCCGTTCCGGTCCCACCTGCTCATAGACGGACCCGGGAGCGCTGTATTGAA AATAACCCATCGAAATCCACTGGCCCCCGAGAGAAGCCGACGATTATAAAGATGATGTATAAATGGATATCGGCTAAAGCGTTTGGG GAGCCCCCACCACCCGTGGTCCCACCAGGCTGTATAGTGACCTTACGTGACCGGGTTATCAGTGGCGTGGTATATGGACTACTCATATCTCCAATCTTTGCAGTAGTAGTCCTGGCTGCATGGCTTGCCCAACCATTGCCGCTGCCAGACATCCCAGCCACGGTCCCAGAGCCTGCAAGAGCAGCTGATGAGCCAGTGCCTGAACCATCGAGGCCAAAGAAGTCAGCGCTCAAGGTACCATCTTCCATGGGCGCCAGAAAAAGAAGAAACAAAGCTCCCAAACATTCATCTAAACGTGTGAGCTTCAATAAGATGGTGCACTTCCGACCCATACCACCAAACCACTGTTACCGAAGGGCTCCAACCTCTGAAGAACATCATGAGAGAGAATTTGTCGAAGACCCCATGTCTGCATATGACCTGGCACTGGACGAAGACACGGACACGGACACAGAATGA
- the LOC138787006 gene encoding uncharacterized protein isoform X2, whose translation MRFIFLLLFLHLIHNTQCDITLFKDFSSWTILSYESPIEKPPPPTMFEDVSSWIKNILSYGRPIEKPPPPPPTMVEEFLYWINNVLSVPVPPAHRRTRERCIEEPPPPVVPPGCIVTLRDRVISGVVYGLLISPIFAVVVLAAWLAQPLPLPDIPATVPEPARAADEPVPEPSRPKKSALKVPSSMGARKRRNKAPKHSSKRVSFNKMVHFRPIPPNHCYRRAPTSEEHHEREFVEDPMSAYDLALDEDTDTDTE comes from the exons ATGAGGTTCATTTTCCTTCTTTTATTTCTGCATCTGATCCACAATACACAGTGCGACATAACACTTTTTAAGGACTTCTCATCTTGGACCATCCTGTCCTATGAGAGTCCTATAGAAAAACCACCACCACCTACTATGTTTGAG GACGTCTCGTCATGGATTAAAAACATCTTGTCCTATGGCCGTCCTATAGAGAaaccccccccaccacctcccACTATGGTTGAG GAATTCCTATACTGGATAAACAACGTCCTGTCCGTTCCGGTCCCACCTGCTCATAGACGGACCCGGGAGCGCTGTATTGAA GAGCCCCCACCACCCGTGGTCCCACCAGGCTGTATAGTGACCTTACGTGACCGGGTTATCAGTGGCGTGGTATATGGACTACTCATATCTCCAATCTTTGCAGTAGTAGTCCTGGCTGCATGGCTTGCCCAACCATTGCCGCTGCCAGACATCCCAGCCACGGTCCCAGAGCCTGCAAGAGCAGCTGATGAGCCAGTGCCTGAACCATCGAGGCCAAAGAAGTCAGCGCTCAAGGTACCATCTTCCATGGGCGCCAGAAAAAGAAGAAACAAAGCTCCCAAACATTCATCTAAACGTGTGAGCTTCAATAAGATGGTGCACTTCCGACCCATACCACCAAACCACTGTTACCGAAGGGCTCCAACCTCTGAAGAACATCATGAGAGAGAATTTGTCGAAGACCCCATGTCTGCATATGACCTGGCACTGGACGAAGACACGGACACGGACACAGAATGA